A window of the Lagenorhynchus albirostris chromosome 1, mLagAlb1.1, whole genome shotgun sequence genome harbors these coding sequences:
- the UCMA gene encoding unique cartilage matrix-associated protein isoform X1 — protein MAWRQLFLICCLSAVVLLSTLREGTAVAVGTRRLAGHEVQEGVEGKIFMQESDALNFLKKRGKRSSKSREEANAENRQKLQADALRKEHYEEQRNEFENFVEEQNDEQEERSREAIEQWRQWHSDGLYPPYLYNRHHI, from the exons ATGGCCTGGAGACAGCTGTTCCTGATCTGCTGTCTCTCGGCCGTTGTGCTCCTGTCCA CCCTGCGGGAGGGGACTGCTGTGGCGGTGGGCACCAGGCGGTTGGCAGGACATGAGGTGCAGGAAG GCGTGGAAGGGAAGATCTTCATGCAGGAATCAGATGCCTTGAATTTCCTCAAGAAGCGAGGCAAGCGGTCCTCCAAATCCCGAGAAGAGGCCAATG cggAGAACAGGCAGAAGCTGCAAGCGGATGCGCTACGGAAAGAACATTACGAGGAACAAAGGAACGAGTTTGAGAACTTCGTGGAGGAGCAAAACGATG AACAGGAAGAGAGAAGCCGGGAGGCCATCGAGCAGTGGCGCCAGTGGCACAGTGACGGCCTGTACCCACCCTATCTCTACAACCGCCACCATATCTGA
- the UCMA gene encoding unique cartilage matrix-associated protein isoform X2 — protein MAWRQLFLICCLSAVVLLSTLREGTAVAVGTRRLAGHEVQEAENRQKLQADALRKEHYEEQRNEFENFVEEQNDEQEERSREAIEQWRQWHSDGLYPPYLYNRHHI, from the exons ATGGCCTGGAGACAGCTGTTCCTGATCTGCTGTCTCTCGGCCGTTGTGCTCCTGTCCA CCCTGCGGGAGGGGACTGCTGTGGCGGTGGGCACCAGGCGGTTGGCAGGACATGAGGTGCAGGAAG cggAGAACAGGCAGAAGCTGCAAGCGGATGCGCTACGGAAAGAACATTACGAGGAACAAAGGAACGAGTTTGAGAACTTCGTGGAGGAGCAAAACGATG AACAGGAAGAGAGAAGCCGGGAGGCCATCGAGCAGTGGCGCCAGTGGCACAGTGACGGCCTGTACCCACCCTATCTCTACAACCGCCACCATATCTGA
- the UCMA gene encoding unique cartilage matrix-associated protein isoform X3 yields the protein MAWRQLFLICCLSAVVLLSTENRQKLQADALRKEHYEEQRNEFENFVEEQNDEQEERSREAIEQWRQWHSDGLYPPYLYNRHHI from the exons ATGGCCTGGAGACAGCTGTTCCTGATCTGCTGTCTCTCGGCCGTTGTGCTCCTGTCCA cggAGAACAGGCAGAAGCTGCAAGCGGATGCGCTACGGAAAGAACATTACGAGGAACAAAGGAACGAGTTTGAGAACTTCGTGGAGGAGCAAAACGATG AACAGGAAGAGAGAAGCCGGGAGGCCATCGAGCAGTGGCGCCAGTGGCACAGTGACGGCCTGTACCCACCCTATCTCTACAACCGCCACCATATCTGA